A single genomic interval of Coccidioides posadasii str. Silveira chromosome 1, complete sequence harbors:
- a CDS encoding uncharacterized protein (EggNog:ENOG410PSFC), whose product MPPTLHSRSKSASKSNSPPSTDHNNNNSNSNNTTKANKNDGELNLENSEDQIAASANIKPGKWDGLAQSLRNCTWEQLQERFIEAMDERSDMENALQKDTADLLEVCGYNYINSTYR is encoded by the coding sequence ATGCCTCCAACCCTACATTCCCGTTCGAAATCAGCCTCCAAAAGCAACAGTCCCCCTTCTACGGACCACAataacaacaacagcaacagcaacaacacCACCAAAGCGAACAAGAATGACGGAGAATTGAACTTGGAAAATTCAGAAGACCAAATCGCTGCGTCAGCAAATATCAAGCCCGGCAAATGGGACGGTTTGGCCCAGTCCCTTCGCAACTGCACTTGGGAACAGCTTCAGGAGCGATTTATAGAGGCAATGGATGAGCGATCTGATATGGAGAATGCGCTCCAGAAGGACACCGCGGATTTACTTGAGGTTTGTGGATATAACTACATCAACTCAACCTATCGTTGA
- the TOS1 gene encoding target of Sbf (SECRETED:SignalP(1-20)~EggNog:ENOG410PIIZ~COG:S~BUSCO:7591at33183): MHLKLAVGAALAASITTVSAQACSDGSAQQLGGNWYCSAVDSIAYTNFGSSGSYDEVTQMGGGTCASKKKEFSGPLAPLNGEVSWHFRGPLHLKKFAYYTLGSGLKPDTKRSFHARRHGHGHMHRRAEEKRAVGDIVTATINGEVVTWANEYDGGAAPTPAPGSYKGSDKDSKGSGKKGGDTRKKTPEFNAGIGKWGRQGYYDAEKGVADGLTFLNHNGGQGSGVFDYDFGNSLSYASEDGLSGAASPCVLKDNLIPDNKEIIIMSDKECKGDSCGTVRPGTVAYHGFDGASKLFLLELSMPLSGKTGFNMDMPAAWILNAAIPRTLQYGKAECSCWKSGCGEFDVLEILDSGNTRAKSTIHANISGGDSHFFNRPTDKPIKVAVVFNALTSSAHIKILDDDVEFAPVIDSTEVTKFCIEATLNSIFHLGS, encoded by the exons ATGCATCTTAAGCTCGCTGTTGGAGCTGCTCTTGCAGCATCCATCACCACCGTCTCTGCTCAGGCTTGCTCTGACGGCAGTGCTCAACAGTTGGGAGGCAACTGGTATTGCTCCGCTGTTGATTCGATCGCTTACACCAATTTTGGCTCCTCCGGCAGCTATGACGAAGTCACCCAGATGGGCGGAGGAACCTGTGCCTCCAAGAAGAAGGAATTCAGTGGGCCACTTGCTCCTTTGAATGGCGAG GTGTCCTGGCATTTCCGTGGCCCTCTTCACTTAAAGAAATTCGCTTATTATACCCTTGGCTCCGGACTCAAGCCTGACACAAAACGCAGCTTCCATGCACGCCGCCACGGACACGGCCACATGCATCGCAGAGCCGAAGAGAAACGTGCAGTTGGTGACATTGTTACTGCCACTATCAACGGCGAAGTTGTCACCTGGGCCAACGAGTATGACGGCGGTGCTGCCCCTACTCCTGCCCCGGGCTCTTACAAGGGCTCCGACAAGGATTCTAAGGGCTCCGGTAAGAAGGGTGGAGATACTCGCAAGAAGACTCCTGAATTCAACGCTGGTATCGGCAAATGGGGTCGCCAAGGTTATTATGACGCTGAGAAGGGTGTCGCCGATGGCCTTACTTTCCTCAACCACAACGGTGGTCAGGGATCTGGTGTCTTTGACTA TGACTTTGGAAACTCCCTCTCCTATGCTTCTGAGGATGGTCTGAGCGGTGCTGCTTCTCCCTGCGTTTTGAAGGATAATTTGATCCCCGATAACAAGGAAATTATCATCATGAGCGACAAGGAATGCAAGGGTGACTCTTGTGGAACTGTCCGTCCTGGAACTGTTGCCTACC ATGGCTTCGATGGCGCAAGCAAGCTCTTCCTCCTCGAGCTTTCCATGCCCCTGAGTGGCAAGACCGGCTTTAACATGGATATGCCCGCTGCTTGGATCCTTAATGCTGCCATTCCTCGTACCCTTCAATATGGCAAGGCCGAATGCTCCTGCTGGAAATCTGGCTGCGGAGAGTTCGACGTTCTCGAGATCCTCGATTCTGGAAACACCAGAGCCAAGTCCACCATCCACGCAAACATCTCTGGCGGTGACAGCCACTTCTTCAATCGTCCCACTGATAAGCCAATCAAGGTCGCAGTCGTCTTCAACGCTCTTACCAGCAGTGCTCACATCAAAATCTTGGACGATGACGTCGAATTCGCTCCCGTTATCGACTCCACCGAGGTTACCAAGTTCTGCATTGAGGCAACTCTCAACTCTATCTTCCACCTCGGCTCCTAG
- a CDS encoding uncharacterized protein (EggNog:ENOG410PGWS~COG:P~TransMembrane:5 (i153-176o182-202i223-244o250-275i296-313o)), with protein MIAVMIVVTIEMFFAMRGAGHVHGSEYDTLMDEVSHHNHYEGLGVGRDDTCGSGTQHGTRQMSLGFRPVPTASRDSLIDGASPTLAKDPENQRQGDDENLQLEELDPFPDDSSEFNDSPTSEAHPSHPRPPPHHSHGHVHFSGSRSQKAQKQLIQCLLLEAGILFHSIFIGMALSVATGANFIVLLVAISFHQTFEGFALGARIASLIPDLFPASSPKPWLMALAYGTTTPIGQAIGLGLHTLYDPASEIGLITVGMTNAFSSGLLLFAGLVELLAEDFLSDRSFETLRGRNRIEACFAVAGGAALMALVGAFA; from the coding sequence ATGATTGCGGTGATGATTGTGGTTACTATTGAAATGTTTTTTGCGATGAGAGGCGCAGGACATGTCCATGGAAGTGAATATGATACATTGATGGATGAGGTATCACACCATAACCATTATGAGGGTCTTGGTGTGGGACGCGACGATACTTGTGGTTCTGGAACACAACACGGAACGCGCCAAATGTCTCTTGGATTTCGTCCAGTTCCAACCGCATCTCGAGACAGCCTTATCGACGGCGCCAGTCCGACGTTGGCAAAAGATCCCGAAAATCAGCGGCAGGGGGACGACGAGAACCTCCAACTTGAAGAGCTAGATCCCTTCCCCGACGACTCTTCGGAGTTCAACGACTCCCCTACCAGTGAAGCTCATCCATCGCACCCCCGACCGCCCCCTCACCATAGTCATGGCCACGTCCATTTCAGTGGTTCTCGCTCACAAAAGGCTCAAAAGCAGCTTATACAATGTCTTCTCCTTGAGGCCGGTATTCTATTCCATAGCATTTTCATCGGCATGGCTCTCAGCGTCGCCACTGGCGCGAATTTTATCGTCCTCCTTGTCGCAATATCCTTTCATCAGACATTTGAAGGCTTTGCGCTCGGCGCTCGAATTGCCTCTTTGATACCCGATTTATTCCCGGCTTCATCGCCGAAACCGTGGCTTATGGCTCTTGCATACGGGACGACCACACCCATCGGACAGGCGATAGGGCTGGGATTGCATACGCTGTATGATCCCGCAAGTGAAATAGGATTGATTACGGTGGGAATGACAAACGCTTTCAGTAGTGGGTTGTTACTGTTTGCGGGGCTTGTGGAGCTTCTGGCAGAGGACTTCCTGAGTGATAGGAGCTTCGAGACATTGAGGGGGAGAAACAGAATTGAAGCATGCTTTGCAGTTGCTGGTGGTGCAGCACTTATGGCGTTGGTGGGAGCCTTTGCATGA
- a CDS encoding uncharacterized protein (EggNog:ENOG410PK4D~COG:S~BUSCO:7876at33183) → MICQVCHRPPDSSLPFYCPNCARNRLYPLRFDLAKTLLEKEAAGQKIEKAVKNAAGFKGIAPAGSGQPKSTLDEPSKIAIETMRTLKTQSEIRTEAIQVQIAKLRREIEEGKQEIAKRRAALAKRRSDAEAVNYQLSQRRAAILNNVQKEIKKTENAWNTLHSKTAESRMFLCREVASLYNLRQKTRRRNGEIISTYSIGGVNMVDPRDMNSASPAQITTSLSHIAHLLVLVSHYLALRLPAEVILPHRGYPLPTVFPPGSSYIAKDIPFPGLSPSNSFGPTASKAPDRRPLPRPRPLFLDRSLPKLSKEDPGGYALFVEGVALLAWNVSWVCRSQGLHIGQDSWEDVCEMGRNLWQLLVAPPALTKALAGRDLQAKPPSNKDAPTRGGALHRTRSLPLLGHYSHGTAHSFLGSAEGLEFMKTWKLPSPLKVADKLKSTLLSDMATTEWELLEEDEWDEGGTPQPETEQNDGHVLVATRQARDNDPGNEDTRSILTARTVVDEEYNERARGERGEATASSARPKGTKGWTKVKSR, encoded by the exons ATGATTTGCCAAGTGTGCCATCGTCCACCCGACTCTTCACTTCCATTTTACTGTCCGAACTGCGCTCGCAACCGGCTGTACCCGCTCCGTTTTGACCTCGCAAAGACGTTGCTGGAGAAAGAAGCAGCAGGCCAGAAGATTGAGAAGGCAGTTAAAAATGCGGCCGGCTTCAAAGGGATCGCGCCCGCGGGGTCCGGTCAGCCGAAATCGACTCTGGACGAGCCCTCCAAGATAGCCATCGAAACGATGCGCACCCTTAAGACGCAGTCGGAGATTAGAACAGAGGCCATACAAGTCCAGATTGCCAAACTTAGACGAGAGATAGAGGAAGGAAAGCAAGAAATTGCGAAACGGCGGGCCGCACTCGCAAAGCGACGCTCTGACGCCGAGGCGGTGAACTATCAACTCTCACAGCGACGAGCTGCTATCTTGAATAATGTGCAGAAGGAAATCAAGAAGACAGAAAATGCGTGGAATACCCTTCATTCGAAGACTGCTGAGTCTAGGATGTTTCTATGTCGTGAGGTAGCCAGCCTCTATAATCTCCGACAGAAGACTAGGAGGAGAAACGGGGAGATCATAAGCACATATTCTATTGGTGGTGTGAATATGGTTGATCCTAGGGATATGAACA GCGCGAGTCCGGCTCAGATTACCACGTCGCTTTCGCATATCGCGCACCTGCTGGTGCTTGTTTCGCATTATCTTGCTCTACGTTTGCCAGCCGAAGTTATTCTTCCACACCGCGGATATCCTCTACCTACAGTATTTCCTCCGGGGTCATCTTACATCGCAAAGGACATCCCGTTTCCTGGCCTGTCTCCTTCGAATTCTTTCGGCCCAACCGCATCAAAAGCGCCCGATCGTCGGCCCCTCCCGCGGCCCCGGCCGCTTTTCCTCGACCGCAGCCTTCCTAAACTTTCCAAGGAAGATCCTGGTGGCTATGCTCTTTTCGTCGAAGGGGTTGCTCTTCTGGCATGGAACGTATCATGGGTTTGCCGATCACAAGGTCTACATATTGGACAAGATTCTTGGGAGGATGTCTGCGAGATGGGGCGAAATCTCTGGCAGCTACTAGTTGCACCGCCAGCGCTAACAAAAGCCCTGGCCGGTCGAGACTTGCAAGCAAAGCCTCCAAGCAATAAGGACGCGCCTACAAGAGGAGGCGCGCTTCATCGGACGAGATCGCTTCCCTTGCTAGGGCACTATTCTCACGGCACAGCGCATTCCTTCCTTGGAAGCGCTGAGGGACTTGAGTTTATGAAAACTTGGAAACTACCATCTCCCCTCAAGGTTGCCGACAAGTTAAAGTCCACTCTGCTGAGCGACATGGCCACGACGGAGTGGGAACTCCTCGAGGAGGATGAATGGGACGAGGGTGGCACGCCGCAACCAGAAACCGAACAAAATGACGGGCACGTTCTCGTCGCAACCAGGCAGGCGCGCGACAACGACCCTGGTAACGAGGATACGAGGAGTATCCTCACGGCCAGAACGGTAGTGGATGAAGAATACAATGAAAGAGCGCGTGGGGAGCGGGGGGAAGCAACCGCTTCCAGTGCCAGGCCAAAAGGGACGAAAGGGTGGACCAAGGTGAAGAGCAGATAA
- the AIM9_4 gene encoding Phosphotransferase enzyme (EggNog:ENOG410PIY2~COG:S), producing MKISSATPRAAGSGMRKSSSASAIDALMSKNFRMPLPGRWEAHPDASNKNLETNLHKTFQLQMDDGRVVMARIPHPNAGPATYATASDVAVMEFTRTVLDMPVPKVLDWNASVAENPVEAEYVLTEAPSETPLGDLWSRMKPSEKKSIIEEVVELEQKLLSAELNLYGSSAVGKFEGQMRMVTVNAKLRIYLLCGQRLCGL from the exons ATGAAGATTTCTTCCGCTACACCACGGGCCGCTGGCTCTGGAATGAGGAAGAGCAGCTCCGCAAGCGCTATCGACGCTTTAATGTCGAAGAACTTCAGAATGCCGCTGCCAGGGCGCTGGGAGGCACATCCAGATGCATCTAATAAGAACCTCGAGACCAATTTGCACAAAACGTTTCAATTGCAAATGGATGATGGGAGGGTCGTTATGGCGAGAATTCCTCATCCCAATGCGGGTCCTGCTACGTACGCGACAGCGTCAGACGTGGCGGTGATGGAGTTT ACGAGGACCGTGCTGGATATGCCTGTTCCGAAGGTTTTGGATTGGAACGCGTCGGTGGCCGAGAACCCCGTGGAAGCGGAGTATGTTCTCACCGAGGCGCCGTCGGAAACCCCTCTGGGAGACTTATGGTCCAGGATGAAGCCGtcagagaagaagagcaTTATCGAAGAGGTTGTGGAGTTGGAGCAGAAGCTGCTTTCCGCCGAGCTTAACCTGTATGGAAGCTCCGCTGTGGGAAAGTTTGAAGGGCAAATGAGGATGGTAACTGTGAATGCTAAGCTCAGGATCTATCTACTTTGCGGACAACGGCTTTGCGGGCTGTAA
- a CDS encoding uncharacterized protein (EggNog:ENOG410PRGS), translating into MDEKPSDADKDLLQRLNALKPSTIQLEPNKLSWDLGGPSDDDDDDDDRCEDDKPDADEVDLLSARFKNLGGIVSHAVPGQPEEDVEDLLADLRSRETWKLEHELQAENEIKSLVDEAKKFLLRGGDEAIARRLESPSRCSNHISEEKEAEDYIQNVLDELRTPDFAPDDHPKESPGADPLAESRARTDNEEKNGRELSDTLDLPCVPISNPTTYSPKALGNRRNIFTEPDESEPTWCCICSDDAKLKCLDCYDLPLFCPRCWKEMHLVEGNADERGHRAVEFRRTAMEA; encoded by the exons ATGGACGAAAAGCCGTCTGACGCCGATAAAGACCTCCTGCAACGGTTAAATGCTCTGAAGCCTTCCACTATCCAACTCGAGCCTAACAA GTTATCTTGGGATTTGGGCGGTCCaagtgatgatgacgatgatgatgatgaccgTTGTGAGGACGATAAGCCTGACGCCGACGAAGTCGACCTCTTGTCTGCGAGATTCAAGAATCTTGGAGGCATAGTGTCTCATGCAGTTCCAGGCCAGCCGGAGGAGGACGTCGAAGACCTTCTCGCGGATCTAAGATCAAGGGAGACATGGAAACTAGAACATGAACTTCAAGCTGAAAATGAAATCAAAAGCCTGGTTGATGAGGCTAAAAAATTT CTCTTGAGGGGTGGCGATGAAGCGATAGCCAGACGACTGGAGAGTCCTAGCCGGTGCTCCAACCACATTTCTGAAGAGAAGGAGGCCGAAGACTACATTCAAAATGTTCTTGATGAGCTACGAACTCCGGACTTTGCTCCAGATGATCATCCGAAGGAAAGCCCAGGGGCGGACCCACTGGCTGAAAGCCGAGCAAGAACTGATAATGAAGAGAAAAATGGACGAGAACTAAGCGACACTCTTGATCTTCCCTGTGTGCCTATATCAAATCCAACAACATATTCCCCAAAGGCACTGGGAAACCGAAGGAACATCTTTACTGAACCGGACGAGTCAGAGCCAACCTGGTGTTGCATTTGCAGTGATGACGCGAAATTAAAATGCCTTGACTGTTACGACTTGCCGCTTTTTTGCCCTAGGTGCTGGAAGGAAATGCACCTTGTCGAAGGGAATGCAGATGAGAGGGGCCATCGGGCAGTTGAGTTTAGGAGAACGGCTATGGAAGCATGA
- the ERG10 gene encoding erg10, acetyl-CoA C-acetyltransferase (EggNog:ENOG410PG5V~COG:I), giving the protein MSSRPPVYIVSAARTPLGSFLGALSSLTAPQLGSHAIKAALERVPEIKAEDVEEVFFGNVLSANVGQNPSRQCALGAGLRESTVCTTVNKVCASGLKAIILGAQTIMTGNADIIVAGGTESMSNTPHYLPNMRTGAKYGHQTFVDGIMKDGLSDAYGKKELMGLQAEECAEDHGFTRQQQDDYAIRTYERAQAAQKSGGFDFEIAPIEIPGVRGKPSTIVDKDEEPKNLHPEKLRAIKPAFIPNGGTVTAPNSSPLNDGAAAVVLVSESKLKELNIKPLAKILGWGDAAKAPSKFTTAPSLAIPKALKHAGVEQSAIDAFEVNEAFSVVALANMKLLGLSEDKVNLHGGAVALGHPLGASGARILTTLLGVLREKKGKLGCVGICNGGGGASAMVIEYLQ; this is encoded by the exons ATGTCTTCCCGTCCGCCAGTCTACATCGTCTCCGCCGCGCGAACCCCACTAGGCTCCTTTCTCGG agctctgTCCAGCCTGACTGCCCCTCAGTTGGGATCGCATGCCATCAAGG CTGCCCTCGAAAGAGTCCCTGAAATCAAAGCAGAAGATGTAGAAGAAGTATTCTTCGGTAACGTTCTATCTGCAAA TGTCGGACAGAACCCCTCCAGACAATGCGCTCTCGGTGCTGGCCTCCGTGAGTCGACTGTCTGCACTACCGTCAACAAGGTCTGCGCCTCTGGCCTGAAGGCCATCATCCTCGGCGCTCAGACTATCATGACCGGCAACGCCGATATCATCGTTGCTGGCGGCACTGAATCGATGTCGAATACCCCTCATTACCTCCCAAACATGAGAACGGGTGCCAAATACGGCCACCAGACATTTGTTGATGGAATTATGAAGGATGGTCTCTCCGATGCCTACGGAAAGAAAGAGCTTATGGGTCTCCAGGCTGAAGAGTGTGCTGAGGACCACGGTTTCACCCGGCAGCAGCAGGATGACTATGCCATCCGGACATATGAACGTGCGCAGGCAGCCCAAAAATCCGGTGGCTTCgattttgagattgctcCCATTGAGATTCCCGGTGTCAGGGGCAAACCCTCTACTATCGTTGATAAGGATGAGGAACCAAAGAAC CTTCACCCTGAAAAACTCCGTGCCATTAAGCCCGCGTTCATTCCCAACGGCGGCACCGTCACTGCTCCAAACTCCTCTCCCCTCAATGACGGCGCCGCTGCCGTCGTTCTCGTCTCCGAATCCAAGCTCAAAGAGCTTAATATCAAGCCCCTTGCCAAAATCCTCGGCTGGGGTGATGCAGCCAAGGCACCCAGCAAATTCACTACCGCCCCATCTCTCGCCATCCCCAAGGCTCTGAAGCACGCTGGCGTCGAGCAATCTGCTATCGATGCCTTCGAGGTCAACGAAGCTTTTAGTGTTGTCGCACTCGCAAATATGAAACTTCTCGGCCTCTCCGAGGACAAGGTCAACCTCCACGGCGGCGCTGTTGCCCTGGGCCATCCACTTGGAGCTAGCGGTGCTCGCATCTTGACCACCTTGTTGGGTGTGttgagagaaaagaaaggcaaGCTGGGCTGCGTCGGCATTTGCAACGGTGGCGGCGGAGCTAGTGCCATGGTTATTGAATACTTGCAGTAA
- the AIM9_3 gene encoding Phosphotransferase enzyme (EggNog:ENOG410PIY2~COG:S) — protein sequence MEGPKPYRFTDEEIEQHNKGGEGFNELQDFWDLLDGAVDREGFTFHENFDGAIDFFSEMRGACDAGRRGRGSRRMGALDSMSRRA from the coding sequence ATGGAGGGACCAAAGCCATATCGTTTCACGGACGAGGAAATCGAGCAACACAACAAAGGTGGCGAAGGATTCAACGAGCTCCAGGATTTCTGGGATCTACTGGATGGAGCCGTTGACCGGGAAGGATTCACGTTCCATGAAAATTTCGACGGCGCAATCGATTTTTTCTCCGAAATGCGTGGAGCGTGTGATGCCGGAAGGCGAGGGAGAGGATCGCGAAGAATGGGAGCGCTGGACTCAATGAGTCGTCGAGCGTAa
- a CDS encoding uncharacterized protein (EggNog:ENOG410PFTJ~COG:P~TransMembrane:10 (i7-32o38-66i94-118o138-161i189-208o313-335i347-365o377-405i417-441o513-532i)~BUSCO:6994at33183), producing the protein MALLHSTLIWIVYAVVVGILSIVASTFVYVYQTPRDRSAAVTTVCIFTLTALLATVLLLPVDVALVSSTTSEFGRRKDWATDHEVEKITYSLTVVYYFLYSLDAVLCLLIVPFTYFWYEEYDEVAYEDDGRFTRKPFWGAFKYTLVFILLTIILFLVGFFVPVAKDRKGAHFDLDYFKRLLTENHGERALTFALGLLIVMGIIVYVIYSSTGLAFFPISFIKSSPSISSPMLSANIESRLEENIERQRQLEGRCGGNPDHLSSKDRRELDSLVREERTLRRRKRLAEASRGQGRNFVIKVWYKLGAVFRPIKLLGGLLLLAISVVIWISMLLTCIDKAKNSVCKQKCGYILGKINIINPVNWVLVEAASVFPADYVIFIVLVLHLFTSSVVGIATIGIRFLWIRLLQIRKGHTSPQALLLATVILTLITLALNYSISMIVVPQYATYGPQTFCDYPSIPASAPLDCSKNKEYLKPCSELANNPAAKAVCTPSVASTFLNRITLNFPFFGIVDFWAQFVFLGFSLIVLLISLFRAPRFDEQQMDEDAEEAEEEGLLAASGSRFIAAWQDTTGRTRDQRVRFRDDE; encoded by the exons ATGGCACTCCTCCACTCCACTCTGATTTGGATTGTATATGCAGTCGTTGTCGGCATTCTTAGTATCGTTGCGTCAACTTTTGTTTACGTCTATCAGACTCCTCGCGATCGCTCGGCGGCTGTTACCACTGTTTGCATATTTACACTTACAGCTTTGTTGGCGACTGTGCTTCTACTACCTGTGGATGTTGCCTTGGTGTCTTCAACGACATCGGAGTTCGGTCGAAGAAAAGACTGGGCAACAGACCATGAGGTTGAGAAAATCACGTACTCATTAACTGTGGTATACTACTTCCTATATTCGCTCGACGCGGTTCTTTGCCTCCTGATAGTACCATTCACATATTTTTGGTATGAAGAATATGATGAGGTGGCATACGAGGATGATGGACGATTCACTAGAAAGCCATTCTGGGGTGCCTTCAAATATACCCTCGTATTTATTTTGTTGACGATAATCTTGTTCTTGGTTGGCTTTTTTGTGCCGGTGGCGAAGGATCGAAAAGGTGCCCATTTTGATTTAGACTACTTCAAGAGGCTTCTAACAGAGAACC ATGGCGAGAGGGCTCTGACATTTGCTCTGGGCCTTCTGATAGTGATGGGCATCATTGTTTATGTTATCTATTCATCTACAGGACTCGCCTTCTTTCCGATATCTTTCATCAAATCTTCCCCGTCGATCTCTAGTCCTATGCTCAGCGCCAACATCGAATCCAGATTAGAGGAAAACATTGAGCGCCAGCGCCAGCTTGAGGGTCGCTGTGGTGGAAACCCGGACCATCTGTCCTCTAAAGACCGGAGGGAGCTTGATTCCTTAGTTCGAGAAGAACGAACATTGCGCCGCCGCAAACGCCTTGCGGAGGCTTCTCGTGGACAAGGGAGAAATTTCGTCATTAAAGTCTGGTACAAGCTTGGTGCGGTATTCCGACCAATAAAGCTCCTCGGAGGACTACTTCTCTTAGCGATCTCCGTCGTGATCTGGATTTCGATGCTCCTTACCTGCATCGATAAAGCGAAAAATTCCGTTTGCAAACAAAAGTGCGGCTACATTCTAGGAAAAATCAACATTATTAATCCAGTTAACTGGGTGCTGGTGGAAGCTGCGAGTGTCTTCCCTGCGGATTATGTTATATTTATTGTCCTGGTCCTCCATTTATTTACCAGCTCTGTTGTTGGCATTGCAACAATCGGAATCCGATTCTTGTGGATCAGGCTTCTTCAAATTAGAAAAGGCCACACATCACCCCAGGCGCTTCTTCTCGCAACAGTGATTCTCACGCTTATCACGCTTGCTCTCAACTACTCGATCTCTATGATTGTCGTTCCACAATACGCAACGTACGGCCCACAGACGTTTTGTGATTACCCATCCATTCCTGCCTCGGCACCTTTGGACTGCTCAAAAAATAAGGAGTACCTAAAGCCGTGCTCTGAACTCGCGAACAATCCCGCGGCCAAAGCTGTCTGCACTCCAAGTGTCGCTAGCACGTTCCTCAATCGAATCACTCTCAACTTTCCTTTCTTTGGGATTGTCGATTTCTGGGCTCAGTTTGTTTTTCTAG GATTCTCCCTCATCGTTCTTTTGATTTCGCTATTCCGTGCACCTAGGTTTGATGAGCAGCAAATGGATGAAGACGCAGAGGAAGCCGAGGAAGAAGGTCTCCTTGCTGCTAGCGGAAGTCGATTTATTGCTGCCTGGCAGGACACCACTGGGCGAACACGCGATCAACGGGTGAGATTTCGTGATGACGAATGA